A genomic segment from Glycine soja cultivar W05 chromosome 18, ASM419377v2, whole genome shotgun sequence encodes:
- the LOC114395813 gene encoding protein CELLULOSE SYNTHASE INTERACTIVE 1-like translates to MERNGDGKAQDSEPLPPHSVLKMGLRERSNSSSMEDPDGTLASVAQCIEQLRQSSSSMQEKEYSLKQLLELIDMRENAFSAVGSHSQAVPVLVSLLRSGSLNVKIQAATVLGSLCKENELRVKVLLGGCIPPLLGLLKSSSAEGQVAAAKTIFAVSQGGAKDHVGSKIFSTEGVVPVLWEQLQKGLKTGNVVDNLLTGALKNLSSSTERFWNATIQAGGVDILIKLLTTGQSSTLANVCFLLACMMMEDASVCSKLLTAETTKQLLKLLGPGNDAPVRAEAAGALKSLSAQCKDARKEIANSNGIPALINATIAPSKEFMQGEYAQALQENAMCALANISGGLSYVISSLGQSLESCSSPTQAADTLGALASALMIYDDKAESTWASDPLVVEQTLLEQFKPHLPFLVQERTIEALASLYSNPILSIKLTNSDAKRLLVGLITMAANEVQEELLKSLLTLCNTECSLWRALQGREGVQLLISLLGLSSEQQQECAVALLCLLSNENDESKWAITAAGGIPPLVQILESGSAKAKEDSATILRNLCDHSEDIRACVESAEVVPALLWLLKNGSPNGKEIAAKTLNHLIHKSDTATISQLTALLTSDLPESKVYVLDALRSMLSVVALTDLLREGSAASDAIVTMIKLLSSTKEETQAKSASALAGIFETRKDVRESSIAVKTLWSAMKLLNVESESILMESSRCLAAIFLSIKENKDMAAIARDALPSLAALANSSVLEVAELATCAVANLILDSEIAEKAVAEEVILAATRVLREGTISGKTHAAAAIARLLHSKRQVDYSVTDCVNRAGTVLALVSFLDFAIDEHSSTSEALEALAMLSRSDLTSAHSKPAWAVLAEFPKSIIPIVLSIADSTPVLQDKAIEILSRLCKDQPFVLGDTVVTASGCISSIAKRIINSTSKNVKVKIGGAAVLICAAKVNHQKLVEDLNLSNLCANLVQSLVDMLIFSQATLDNQGDDSREVISICRHTKEANDCKSSTGTALISSANLAIWLLSVLACHDEKSKIAIMEAGAIEVLTDRIADCFSQYSQIDYKEDSSMWICALLLAVLFQDRDIIRAHATMKSIPALANLLKSEESANRYFAAQSIASLVCNGSRGTLLSVANSGAAGGLISLLGCADSDIQDLLELSDEFSLVHYPDQVALERLFRVDDIRVGATSRKAIPALVDLLKPIPERPGAPFLALGLLTQLSIDCPSNKILMVEAGALEALSKYLSLGPQDATEEAATDLLGILFSSAEIRRHESAFGAVTQLVAVLRLGGRAARYRAAKALESLFSADHIRNAETARQAVQPLVEILNTGLEREQHAAIAALVRLLSENPSKALAVADVEMNAVDVLCRILSSDCSMDLKGDAAELCSVLFGNTRIRSTMAAAHCVEPLVSLLVSEFSPAHHSVVRALDRLVDDEQLAELVAAHGAVIPLVGLLYGRNHVLHEAISRALVKLGKDRPACKMEMVKAGVIESILDILHEAPDYLCAAFAELLRILTNNASIAKGPSAAKVVEPLFMLLTREEFGPDGQHSALQVLVNILEHPQCRADYTLTCHQVIEPLIPLLDSPISAVQQLAAELLSHLLLEEHLQKDPVTQQVIGPLIRVLGSGIHILQQRAVKALVSIALIWPNEIAKEGGVIEISKVILQSDPSIPHALWESAASVLASILQFSSEYYLEVPVAVLVRLLRSGLESTVVGALNALLVLESDDGTSAEAMAESGAIEALLELLRSHQCEETAARLLEVLLNNVKIRETKVTKSAILPLSHYLLDPQTQAQQARLLATLALGDLFQNEGLARTSDAVSACRALVNVLEDQPTEEMKVVAICALQNLVMYSRSNKRAVAEAGGVQVILDLIGSSDPETSVQAAMFIKLLFSNHTIQEYASSETVRAITAAIEKDLWATGSVNDEYLKALNSLFSNFPRLRATEPATLSIPHLVTSLKTGSEATQEAALNALFLLRQAWSACPAEVSRAQSIAAADAIPLLQYLIQSGPPRFQEKAEFLLQCLPGTLVVIIKRGNNMKQSVGNPSVFCKLTLGNTPPRQTKVVSTGPNPEWDESFTWSFESPPKGQKLHISCKNKSKMGKSSFGKVTIQIDRVVMLGAVSGEYTLLPESKSGPSRNLEIEFQWSNK, encoded by the exons ATG GAAAGAAATGGTGATGGGAAGGCTCAAGATTCAGAGCCTCTACCTCCTCATTCAGTTCTGAAGATGGGATTGAG AGAACGTAGCAACAGCAGCAGCATGGAGGATCCAGATGGGACATTAGCAAGTGTTGCCCAATGCATTGAGCAGCTGCGTCAGAGCTCATCTTCTATGCAAGAGAAAGAGTATTCTTTGAAGCAGTTATTGGAGCTTATAGATATGAGAGAAAATGCTTTCAGTGCTGTTGGATCTCATTCTCAGGCAGTTCCAGTACTTGTTTCCCTTCTCCGGTCAGGGTCATTGAATGTGAAAATACAGGCAGCAACTGTCTTGGGCTCACTTTGTAAAGAAAATGAGCTGAGGGTGAAAGTCTTGCTTGGAGGTTGCATTCCTCCTTTGCTTGGTCTACTAAAGTCCAGTTCTGCTGAAGGTCAAGTAGCTGCTGCAAAGACTATTTTTGCTGTCTCTCAAGGTGGTGCCAAAGATCATGTTGGATCAAAAATTTTTTCAACTGAAGGAGTTGTTCCAGTGCTATGGGAGCAGCTGCAAAAGGGCCTGAAGACTGGAAATGTAGTTGATAATTTATTGACTGGGGCATTGAAAAATCTCTCCAGCAGCACTGAGAGATTCTGGAATGCCACAATACAAGCTGGAGGAGTGGACATATTAATTAAGTTACTGACAACTGGGCAGTCTAGCACTTTAGCCAATGTGTGCTTTTTACTTGCTTGtatgatgatggaggatgcatctGTTTGTTCAAAGTTGTTGACAGCAGAGACAACAAAACAACTCCTCAAACTTTTAGGCCCTGGTAATGATGCCCCTGTCAGGGCTGAGGCAGCTGGTGCTCTTAAATCTCTATCTGCCCAGTGCAAAGATGCAAGGAAAGAGATAGCCAATTCCAATGGCATTCCTGCTTTGATTAATGCTACCATAGCTCCTTCCAAAGAGTTCATGCAGGGTGAGTATGCTCAAGCGTTACAGGAAAATGCTATGTGTGCTTTAGCAAACATCTCTGGTGGGTTGTCGTATGTCATCTCCAGTCTTGGTCAAAGCCTTGAATCATGCTCCTCTCCTACTCAAGCTGCTGACACATTGGGGGCTTTAGCTTCAGCTCTTATGATATATGATGACAAGGCAGAATCTACCTGGGCATCAGATCCTTTGGTAGTTGAGCAGACATTACTTGAACAATTTAAACCTCACTTGCCATTCCTTGTGCAGGAACGGACCATTGAAGCCCTAGCTAGTTTGTATAGCAATCCTATATTGTCAATTAAACTTACAAACTCTGATGCAAAGCGTTTGCTTGTTGGTTTAATAACAATGGCTGCCAATGAAGTGCAAGAGGAGCTTCTAAAGTCTCTCTTGACATTGTGCAATACTGAATGCAGTCTATGGCGTGCACTTCAAGGCCGTGAAGGAGTTCAGCTGTTGATATCTCTTCTGGGGCTTTCATCAGAACAGCAGCAAGAATGTGCTGTTGCCCTCCTTTGCCTTTTATctaatgaaaatgatgaaagtaAATGGGCCATTACTGCTGCTGGTGGTATACCTCCTCTTGTTCAAATTTTGGAGTCAGGATCTGCAAAAGCAAAGGAAGACTCAGCAACAATCCTTAGGAACCTATGCGATCACAGTGAGGATATACGTGCTTGTGTTGAAAGTGCTGAAGTCGTTCCTGCATTGCTGTGGCTGTTGAAGAATGGAAGCCCAAATGGGAAGGAGATTGCAGCAAAGACTTTGAATCACTTAATTCATAAATCTGATACAGCAACTATCAGTCAGCTTACAGCATTATTGACTAGTGATTTACCTGAATCTAAGGTTTATGTTTTAGATGCTTTGAGAAGTATGCTTTCAGTTGTTGCTCTTACTGATCTTCTACGTGAAGGTAGTGCTGCTAGTGATGCAATTGTTACAATGATAAAACTATTGAGCTCAACCAAGGAAGAAACTCAGGCAAAGTCTGCATCTGCTCTGGCGGGAATTTTTGAAACGAGGAAAGATGTGCGTGAAAGCAGCATTGCTGTTAAAACTCTTTGGTCAGCAATGAAGTTGCTTAATGTTGAATCTGAAAGTATCTTAATGGAGTCCTCGCGCTGCTTGGCTGCTATATTTCTTTCcatcaaagagaacaaggataTGGCTGCTATTGCTAGAGATGCATTACCCTCCCTAGCTGCACTAGCTAACTCTTCAGTTTTAGAAGTGGCAGAGCTGGCAACATGTGCTGTGGCAAATCTTATTTTGGATAGTGAAATTGCTGAGAAAGCTGTTGCAGAAGAAGTCATCTTGGCTGCTACCAGAGTATTACGTGAAGGCACAATTTCTGGAAAAACACATGCTGCTGCAGCAATTGCTCGCCTCTTACATTCTAAGAGGCAAGTTGATTATTCTGTAACTGATTGTGTGAATCGAGCTGGCACTGTTCTTGCATTAGTTTCTTTCTTAGACTTTGCTATTGATGAACATAGTTCCACATCAGAAGCTCTTGAAGCACTTGCCATGCTTTCCAGGTCAGATTTGACCAGTGCACACAGTAAACCTGCTTGGGCAGTTTTAGCTGAATTTCCTAAAAGCATAATcccaatagttttgtctattGCTGATTCAACGCCAGTGTTGCAGGATAAAGCTATTGAAATATTATCTCGATTATGTAAGGATCAGCCTTTTGTTCTGGGAGACACTGTTGTTACTGCCTCTGGATGTATATCTTCTATAGCTAAAAGGATAATCAATTCCACTTCTAAAAATGTAAAGGTCAAAATTGGAGGAGCTGCTGTTCTTATTTGTGCTGCTAAAGTAAATCATCAGAAGCTGGTGGAGGACCTCAATTTATCAAACTTGTGTGCTAATCTTGTTCAGTCTCTGGTCGATATGCTTATTTTTTCACAGGCTACATTGGATAATCAGGGTGATGACAGCAGGGAAGTTATCAGCATTTGCAGGCATACAAAAGAAGCCAATGATTGTAAATCAAGCACTGGCACCGCTCTTATTTCCAGTGCCAACTTAGCTATATGGTTACTGTCTGTTCTTGCTTGCCATgatgaaaaaagtaaaattgcAATAATGGAGGCTGGAGCAATTGAGGTTCTCACTGACAGGATTGCAGATTGTTTCTCACAATATAGTCAG ATTGATTATAAAGAAGATAGCAGTATGTGGATTTGTGCTTTGTTGTTGGCAGTATTATTTCAAGATAGGGATATCATACGAGCGCATGCaaccatgaaatctataccagCCCTTGCCAACTTATTGAAGTCAGAGGAATCAGCGAACAGATATTTTGCTGCACAATCAATAGCTAGCCTAGTCTGTAATGGTAGCAGGGGAACACTTCTGTCTGTGGCAAATTCTGGGGCAGCAGGTGGACTTATCTCCTTGCTTGGCTGTGCTGATTCTGATATACAGGATCTTCTGGAATTGTCAGATGAATTTTCTTTGGTGCATTATCCTGATCAAGTTGCTCTTGAGAGGTTGTTTAGAGTTGATGACATAAGAGTTGGTGCCACTTCTCGGAAGGCAATACCTGCTCTAGTTGATCTGCTCAAACCAATTCCAGAACGCCCAGGAGCACCATTTTTAGCACTTGGGCTTTTGACTCAGCTTTCTATAGATTGTCCATCGAATAAGATTTTAATGGTTGAGGCAGGGGCCCTAGAGGCACTTTCCAAGTATCTTTCACTAGGTCCGCAAGATGCAACGGAAGAAGCTGCTACAGATTTGTTAGGAATTCTGTTTAGCAGTGCAGAAATTCGGAGACATGAGTCAGCATTTGGAGCTGTTACTCAACTTGTAGCTGTCTTGCGTTTAGGAGGAAGAGCTGCAAGGTATAGGGCTGCAAAAGCTTTGGAAAGTTTATTCTCTGCTGACCATATTAGAAATGCAGAGACTGCTCGACAAGCTGTTCAACCCTTGGTGGAGATTCTTAATACTGGTTTAGAGAGAGAGCAGCATGCTGCAATTGCTGCATTGGTTAGGTTACTGAGTGAAAACCCTTCAAAAGCACTTGCTGTTGCAGATGTTGAGATGAATGCAGTGGATGTTCTTTGCAGGATTCTCTCATCAGATTGCTCAATGGACCTCAAAGGGGATGCTGCTGAATTATGTTCTGTTCTTTTTGGAAATACAAGGATTCGGTCTACAATGGCTGCTGCACATTGTGTTGAACCTCTGGTCTCTCTCCTTGTAAGTGAGTTTAGTCCTGCTCACCATTCAGTTGTCCGTGCATTGGATAGGCTTGTTGATGATGAGCAACTGGCTGAATTAGTTGCTGCACATGGTGCAGTTATTCCTCTTGTTGGCCTACTTTATGGTAGGAATCATGTACTTCATGAGGCCATTTCCAGAGCTCTGGTCAAGTTAGGAAAAGACAGGCCAGCTTGTAAAATGGAAATGGTGAAAGCTGGAGTTATTGAAAGCATACTTGACATCCTTCATGAAGCACCTGATTATCTATGTGCAGCTTTTGCAGAATTGTTGCGTATATTGACCAATAATGCTAGCATAGCTAAAGGACCATCGGCTGCTAAAGTAGTTGAACCCCTGTTTATGTTGCTGACAAGAGAAGAATTTGGGCCAGATGGACAACATAGTGCATTGCAGGTTTTAGTTAATATCTTAGAACATCCGCAGTGTCGTGCTGATTACACATTGACTTGTCACCAAGTTATTGAACCTCTTATCCCTTTGCTTGATTCTCCAATATCAGCAGTGCAACAGTTGGCTGCTGAGCTTCTCTCGCATCTACTTTTAGAAGAACACCTTCAGAAAGATCCGGTGACGCAACAGGTAATTGGCCCTCTTATACGAGTTCTTGGTTCTGGTATACATATATTGCAGCAAAGAGCTGTAAAGGCCCTGGTCAGTATTGCATTGATATGGCCAAATGAAATTGCAAAAGAAGGTGGTgttattgaaatttcaaaagttATATTGCAATCTGATCCTTCCATTCCTCATGCTTTATGGGAGTCTGCTGCCTCTGTTTTGGCTAGTATTCTACAATTTAGTTCTGAATACTACTTGGAAGTTCCAGTTGCTGTTTTGGTTAGGCTGCTTCGGTCTGGCTTAGAAAGCACAGTTGTTGGTGCATTAAATGCTCTTCTTGTGTTGGAAAGTGATGACGGAACTAGCGCTGAAGCAATGGCTGAAAGTGGTGCTATAGAGGCTCTATTGGAGCTCCTAAGATCTCATCAGTGCGAGGAAACTGCTGCAAGACTCTTAGAAGTTTTGCTTAACAATGTAAAGATCAGAGAAACAAAAGTTACCAAGTCAGCCATCTTACCATTATCCCATTATCTCTTGGACCCACAAACCCAAGCACAACAAGCAAGGCTATTAGCAACTTTGGCTCTTGGTGATCTATTTCAGAATGAGGGTCTTGCTCGGACAAGTGATGCAGTTTCAGCTTGTCGTGCTTTAGTGAATGTGCTTGAAGACCAACCAACTGAAGAAATGAAAGTTGTAGCCATATGTGCTCTGCAAAACCTTGTGATGTACAGTCGATCAAATAAAAGAGCAGTTGCAGAGGCGGGTGGGGTTCAGGTTATACTGGATCTGATAGGTTCAAGTGATCCTGAAACATCTGTTCAGGCTGCAATGTTTATTAAACTTCTATTTTCAAATCATACCATTCAAGAGTATGCTTCTAGTGAAACAGTCAGAGCAATAACTG CTGCTATTGAAAAGGACTTATGGGCTACTGGATCTGTGAATGATGAGTATCTTAAAGCCTTAAATTCTCTATTTAGCAACTTCCCAAGACTGAGAGCAACTGAACCAGCAACACTTAGCATTCCCCATTTGGTTACGTCCTTAAAGACAGGCTCTGAGGCTACTCAGGAAGCTGCCTTGAATGCACTTTTCCTGCTTAGGCAAGCTTGGTCAGCATGTCCAGCAGAAGTTTCAAGAGCTCAGTCAATAGCAGCTGCAGATGCTATACCTTTGCTGCAGTACTTAATCCAGTCTGGCCCACCTCGCTTTCAGGAGAAGGCAGAATTTTTATTGCAGTGTTTGCCAGGAACATTGGTGGTGATCATCAAGCGCGGTAACAACATGAAGCAATCTGTTGGAAACCCAAGTGTTTTTTGCAAGCTTACACTCGGAAACACTCCTCCAAGGCAAACCaag GTGGTCTCAACTGGCCCTAATCCGGAGTGGGATGAGAGCTTTACATGGTCCTTTGAGAGTCCTCCAAAAGGCCAAAAGCTTCACATTTCTTGCAAAAACAAGAGCAAAATGGGAAAG AGTTCATTTGGGAAAGTGACAATCCAGATTGATCGGGTAGTAATGCTAGGTGCAGTATCTGGAGAGTACACTCTGTTGCCGGAAAGTAAAAGTGGACCCTCGAGGAATTTAGAAATAGAATTTCAGTGGTCTAACAAGTGA